Below is a window of Humulus lupulus chromosome 2, drHumLupu1.1, whole genome shotgun sequence DNA.
tgggtaactataaaaaatggtatatatgtaaagtttattttttttaatatatttgtaagtatgcggtgcggtgcggtgcaaaccaaaatttcacaccgccaaaccgcgcaccgcaccgcaccacacggtttagctaaaatacaaaccataccgaaccattacacttttgacaccgcggtttgcggtgtagtatggtgcggtgcggtcggtcaccgcagtttgtcggtttagatgctcacccctagaTAAGATGATGATCAAATAAGTTTATAATtctattgcaaaaatacaagtgaatataaaagtaaatataaaaataaGGAGATGAAATAGAAGAAATCACAACTCGatgacaaaagttacaaataaactaaaaatagtaaatcaaagtaggtAGAAGATGATACAACTCTTATAGCAAGAGGAAataaaagaaagatgacaagatgAACAATATAAGAAATAATAAACAACAAgaacaataaaataaatcactctcacttacacagccaaagtgaagagcattgaggatcaccaacttgaacaaggtttacaacctttgtccaaaaacttatttcttttatctcaagcactaagagattctctcaatattggaaatagctATCTATAATAGTCAagcattttttatgtatttctaACCAAGTGCTCTAGTAGATAGAAAATAATGTGTCTTACAAGAGAGCattaagctcctatttatagagtttgagataccctttgaatttcaaattccaccaactctcATTGTTGTTacaaatgtttaattggatgtttatggaattaaaatagagatttgggagttacttgggatgttagaatcgttcaaattagaaaaaactgaaaaaagaaaATGGTTGTCAGCACCTCTAGCCGCGACCAAGAGTATCAGTGGTCGCAATcattggcctctgtcccccaTGTCGTGGCCAGGGATAATCAGTGGTCGCGACCACAGTGCAAATTTCAACCTTCAAATTTCAGTTTTCAAAAAAACATCACAATCTCTTCcaacatgattttgtaacatccatacacctaatgggagttaaaagCATGTCTCCAACAATCATATTTCATAAttgctttgtgaaatccaaactcaaatgtgtaatatacaatatacacattattgagtaatatttggaagttgcaaacttgtaactaattttgtaactctaaaatatgtcacattttagcacacacatgtgtccaagtTCATGACtcttaataatatgttacaaagtgtgacaaaagacaaattactttttgtcacattatttaatctaacattatattatttaaaataatataacaacttCTATATCGTAAATATCTTTTATTTGTGCACAATTATATAGaacataataataaaataaataactttGTGTCTAatgtttatttcttttaaaaaataaaataaataaacaaatcaattcaaaaatatgtttatttCTGTTCGTAAATGTGTATTATTTTGTATTTCATTATAAACATACTAGTTAAATTAACTGACTATATATTCATATCCACTTAAATGTATATATCAAACTTGTGCCATATTTATTTTATAGTAACATATTGGAATTaactaacaaaataaataaaaattttgccTTTgtatattacaaaaaataaataaataaacaaacaacatTATTTATTAATGTACGTTTCGTCAAGcttcaaaacttttttttttatttcaagttaatatattttccttctttctttgaatGGTTATAACTCTTTTTTCACTATTTTTAtcatgaaatgtatatatatttcttaataatatgtaattaataggattgatttatattttaaatatatttgatATCAGTTTATATATCGTATGTCTTTGATTTATGACATTAATGAATAACATatgtatatttgtatatattttgtatatgatgttataattaagtttttttttttatatatatatattatatgttccTAGCTTTTGTTGTATATGAATAAAAATTTCCCtaaaatttatccaagtagtgttaattttgattttttttctttatgtagAGTAAACAATATCTAGCTAAAACGTTATATATAAAACTATGAAATTAATGTATGATTGTGTAAGTAAGATTCAATAAGTCATATTGTAATTGTCATTATTATAAAAAGCTTTCTTATGGACTTACTTAAGACACGCTCACGAAAGCAAGGCTTCGAACTAACTATGGTTTTAAATTTCAATTCAATTGTGGTCCCAACAcaaattgttttgtttttatttttatttttaccatATATAAGATATGGTACTTCTTCGGTGCACCCTTAAAAAAGGGTATAATGGTGCACCTCCTTCTAGTTTATGACTCATGAAGTATTTTTGacgcatatttttttttatatttatgtacattgtagttatttagagtattttgtaaattttcgaaaaattttaaataatttacagtataaaaaataaagttaaaataGTTTGTTGCATGCGTGACTGTTTTTTTTATGCATGTGGAAAGTAACTTGTTTTAAACTTATTTTCGATAATGtgaattattcaaaaaaatttaaaaatttacataaaattctaaataactacaataaacacgGTTATAAAATTAATTTCGTCAAAAATATTtctcaaaacaaaaataacaagAGGGCGAACCCAAAAATCCTCCAATAAcgtatatatgtatttatatataaataatatatattttttgtggggGAGGGAAGAGGGTTAAAAGCAAAGAAGTGGGTACTTTTTGAccttaaaaaatggaacacatgTTAGCTGAAATTTTAAAGCAAAGATTTATTTACCTTTTCTTTCTTGGGTTTCACTTTCCGCGATTGGGGACAATGCCAATGTAAATGTAATTTGGATGGCTTTAATCTTTAGTGTGTCCCAAAAAGAAGTCGGCAAGGCAACCAACCAAACAAGgcaaaatttaatttaatcaaatgATAAAGAAATTAACTTTAACGCGGTACCATACTTTTGACAGTCTTACCCAAAATTGCAGCTGTCACATCATGGTAAGATTTTgtctaatttattaaataaaatctactcactcatttttgtcacatGCATGAAGCACAACGTACGTAACCACTTTATTAATCATGTGATTACACCATAGAATCTCAAATAATATTGTCTCTTTCTCTGGTTGAActtgaaataaaaaaattcaaaattttggtACTTGAAAAATACTAATTTATTGAAATAATaatatcttttaatatattattatttgtaTTTATAAATTGAAGTTAGATAGTTAATGTAGTGTTATAAAAGAGGTATATGATTattttttagtcaatttttataaaattgaattttaATAGTGATAtaaaatatgtataaaatttgATTGACACAAAATATAGCATAAGTTAAATTTAGCTTATAATAAATATCACACTTTTAAATACTTTTTTGCCAGtcattaatacaaattattaattttttaatttataatttatcttttaataaaaaaattaattatttttatatattttcaataaacatTAATAACTATATTGACTTTTTTTTGGCCGTTAACACTTTGTGCATTGAAGTACACATGCAAAAAATATGccaaatatatcattgacatataTTTTGGGCCAAATTTGACactaattatatactataaaattAGAGATGAtcttatataataataaaaagtatAATTTTTAGTATTGTGGttgaaattgaaaattaatttattgCTAAAATTATACCATTTTTGAGTTAGTTGAAATGTTAGAGCAACTACAATGCTCATTGCCAAATATATGGCTTGTTAACTTTTTCTCACAGGCAACCAAATATAAGGATGGCTTACCATTGTAGCCGAAAGTTGCTTATTAATTATGAAGGAGCCGTTGCCTCTGTGAGGCAACAatgctttctttatttttttttaattatacatatatatattatatataggaaATGTATTCGTTGGTAAAAAACggtaatatattaaaaaaattcttctataaatactcatctatttcattcaattttcacacaatttcatacatttttcttccaaattatcaatatcacaaaatttatttttttaccaatggattcccaaaattctcaaaattttccaaattctccaaataccaactcccaaaatctaaattttcaaaattcatcattttctccacataccaatccccaaaatccaaattttcaatattctcatatcaatcaaaattttcaaaatactccttctactaatcctcaaaatccaaattttcaatattatcaatttaaccaaagttttccaaattctcaaaattatcccatGTCCTCTTACCCTTACCAAAATTTTGGCTCTATTGAGACACCCCAACAAGCTCCATTCTTCACACCAACAAATTCACTACCATATGCATTTCATATGCCTTCCCTACACCAACCCGAAATGGTTTCAAGAAATTATAGGCCAAGTATGGAAAAGTCTAGTATTGATTTGAATCGTGAAACATCATCGACATCTGTCTCTGAAACCCAACCTGAACATAGTGTTGAAGGGTTGGAAAATGTAGTTCTACACAATGAAGATGAATCAAGGCATAAATGTAAAGTCAAATGGAGCAAGGAAGCCACTATACTTCTGATAAGTGGATGGCTTAATACATCTAAGGATGCCATTGTGGGCAATGACCAGACTTCTACACATTTCTGGGCTCGAATCGCAGATTACTTCAACACCAACCAAAAAGGTGAGCAAGCAAGGACTGGAAGGTAATGCAAAGACCATTGGAACAAGATGAATCAAAAGGTGGCGCGATTCAATGGATGTTATAAACGAGTTCAATTAGCACATCACAGTGGTTGGTCTGATGAGCAAATTCTTGAGAATGCACATCAATTGTACAAATCTGAAAATAACAACTCAAATTTTCTGCTTGTGGACTGTTGGAGATTGCTAAAGGATGAGCTGAAATGGAATACAATGTACCAACCAAAAGGTGGTAAGAGAACAAAGGTGTCAGATACAGGGGCatttacttcttcttccaatgcaaaCATCAGTGATGATGAAGTACGTGAAGTGTGCCCTACTGGCCAAAAGGCAGCAAagagaaaagggaaggaaaaaaaagacaCACATGCTAGATTTATAGAGATTAGTGAACGGAAAGCATCTGCATTGGAGAAATTGGTGGCGATAAAGGAGAAAGAGGCGACGATAAAGGAGAAAGAGGCAGAAGATAATAGGATGACAAAATACATGGATTATCTCATCATGGACACGTCGCATATGACTCATGAACAAAAGAAAGATCATGAAAACTTGTGTActtatattaagaataatatcctGAAGTTGTAATTGCTATGTATTTTTATCAACCGCGTTATTATGTCTAaatcaactaaaaaatataattttttatcttTTAGTTGATGCATTAGATGCTCAACTAATGCGACTTGGTGGAACACGTCGCATTAGATGCTCTTATAGGTTTTGGAGTTGTCAGAGCATCTCCAATGCAAACTACCCCAACATTGCCTAAAATGTCTAaatcaactaaaaaatataattttttattttctctctcatccacATCACTTTTGGCAACATATTTCTTAAAAATACTCCAATGCAAGCTACCCTAAAAATTGCCAACCATGGTCCccacatattattatttaatatatcattttataattataaatattatcatACTAAATATTCGGTCCCAAAAATATCATTCACTCCTCGAACGAAATTGACTAGACATTCAATAGCAGTAGTTTCACCAATTcaaacatactcatcaacataatCGGCAGGCGCTCCATATGCCAACATTCGCATAGCAGCGGTGCACTTTTGTAATGGCAAAAGCCCCCTTCTACCGACTGCATCAAACCTCGTATGGAAATATTCTGAATGATTTTCTAGAGCTTGCACTATGCGTAGGAATACATGTCTACGCATTCTAAATCTTCTTCGAAATTGATATTCTGTATACACCGGTTCATCAGAAAAGTAGTCATCGAACAAACGTTGGTGTCCTTCTACATGACCTCTATCAATGTGGGCTCTCTTTCTTCCTTGTCTTGTTGAGCTACCCCCATCCATGAGCGCTTTGAAATATTGATCATCATGATCGTCAGTACACTCTGCAATTATGATATCCTCTAGACTCATATTGTTGTATGGATTAAGAGAATTTGGCGAATCCATTGTTGAACTTAGAGTATATGATATTTGGGAATGAAAGATGAATGAAAGAGTAAAATGAAGGATTGAATGGAGAGTTGAGTAAAAGGAATATTGAAATTTGGTATTTATAGACATGGtagccgttgaaatatagccgttaaaatatagccgttaaaatgtagacgttaaaatatagccgttaaaatatagccgttgaaatgtagccgttaaaatatagccgttgaaatatagccgttgaaatacagccgttaaaatatagccgttgaaatatagccattaaaatgtagccgttgaaatatagccgttgaaatgtagccgttaaaatatagccgttcaAATGTAGCCGTTCAAATATAGCCGTTAACATAaaggataatttatttaaataaaataaaatacataataatgcggttgataaaaatacatagcaattacaacttcaggatattattcttaatataagTACACAAGTTTTCATGATCTTTCTTTTGTTCACGAGTCATATGCGACGTGTCCATGATGAGATAATCCATGTATTTTGTCATCCTATTATCTTCTGCCTCTTTCTCCTTTATCGTCGCCTCTTTCTCCTTTATCGCCACCAATTTCTCCAATGCAGATGCTTTCCGTTCACTAATCTCTATAAATCTAGCATGTGtgtctttttttttccttcccttttctctCTGCTACCTTTTGGCCAGTAGGGCGCACTTCACGTACTTCATCATCACTGATGtttgcattggaagaagaagtaaatGCCTCTGTATCTGACACCTTTGTTCTCTTACCACCTTTTGGTTGGTACATTGTATTCCATTTCGGCTCATCCTTTAGCAATCTCCAACAGTCCACAAGCAGAAAATTTGAGTTGTTATTTTCAGATTTGTACAATTGATGTGCATTCTCAAGAATTTGCTCATCAGACCAACCACTGTGATGTGCTAATTGAACTCGTTTATAACATCCATTGAATCGCGCCACCTTTTGATTCATCTTGTTCCAATGGTCTTTGCATTGCCTTCCAGTCCTTGCTTGCTCACCTTTTTGGTTGGTGTTGAAGTAATCTGCGATTCGAGCCCAGAAATGTGTAGAAGTCTGGTCATTGCCCACAATGGCATCCTTAGATGTATTAAGCCATCCACTTATCAGAAGTATAGTGGTTTCCTTGCTCCATTTGACTTTACATTTATGCCTTGATTCATCTTCATTGTGCAGAACTACATTTTCCAACCCTTCAACACTATGTTCAGGTTGGGTTTCAGAGACAGATGTCGATGATGTTTCACGATTCAAATCAATACTAGATTTTTCCATACTTGGCCTATAATTTCTTGAAACCATTTCGGGTTGGTGTAGGGAAGGCATATGAAATGCATATGGTAGTGAATTTGTTGGTGTGAAGAATGGAGCTTGTTGGGGTGTCTCAATAGAGCCAAAATTTTGGTAAGGGTAAGAGGACATGggataattttgaaaatttggaaaactttggttaaatcgataatattgaaaatttggattttgaggattagtagaaggagtattttgaaaattttgattgatatgagaatattgaaaatttggattttggggattggtatgtggagaaaatgatgaattttgaaaatttagattttgggagttggtatttggagaatttggaaaattttgagaattttgggaatccattggtaaaaaaataaattttgtgatattgataatttggaagaaaaatgtatgaaatagtgtgaaaattgaataaaataaatgagtatttatagaagaaatttatttaatatattactgTTTTTACCAACGGATACATttcctatatataatatatatatatatgtataattaaaaaacaaaatatagaaGGCATCGTTGCCTCACAGAGGCAACAACTCCTTCATAATTATTAAGCAACATTTGGCTACAATAGTAAGCCATTAAACCATTTGGACCATTTGGTTGCCTATCAGAAAAAGTACACAAGCTATATTTTTTGCACCGAGCAGTATAGTTGCTCTCATTAATGCTTACTGGACTTTGCACAATTTTTTTCAGAAGACTTTCGACAGAAGTTTTGGTTATGTATCATTTAAATGTATTGCAATACCCAATCATAAGATTCaattcatttaaaaataaataaaaaattatatataattgaatTGGGAGACACATCAATTTCCTTTGAATTTGAAAGGTTGATGTGAGATGATGCATATTTTTCCAAGCCAACAAACAAGATGTACGGGGATGATGCATTCATGAATCATGATTTAAAGTTAAGTGTTTTTAGCTTAATTGTACTTGCActgaaaaattaaattattattttatggaaaaaaataaatttctctttcaaaaaaaaaaaaaaaataaattattacatGCCAGTTACTGTATTAATTGCACATTATGGACGCTGCGCACCAAAATAAGCTGTTGTACCAGATTTCATAGAGTTACGTATATTTACAAAGAATTGCTAACGTGAGTcagttttatatatttaaatttaataaatattaaaaattattctTATTTAATTATAAAGTGTCAAATTATTTGGTATAAAATATCTAAGGTGCCAAATAACAACATTCACATATATTTATAGGACAATTATATGGTGGACATCATTTTTGACACCATTGGATGGACAGTTTAATTTTGGCAGTGAAGAAATTATAACTTATATTTTTCTATATGACTGATTTGTATCCTgtcaatttttgaaaaatttcaaataatttataattctaaaaaatattttaattaattatttgaactctattttttatattgtaaattatttaaaatttttcaAAAGTTGATTAAAATATATGCTATAATTACCCAATATatacctttatatatatatatatatataaaaaaaatagttataaattatGAGGAAAAATGACACTACAGATCGAGTCAAAAGTGGCAGCCCATCATAAATTGCCCTATATTTTTATATCCCCTAAAGAAAAAAGGAGAGAGACTtacattttatatatttatatatattatattcattttCGAATATGAAATATTGTTGTATCATACCAAAAATAAATGATCAGTTTTGGATAAATTAGAGAAGATATAACTATATATTAGATACAGCAATCAAAGCAGAGAAAAAGCGTTTAAAAATACAGATAATATTATAATGTAATTGATCGCAtcaatgattaattaaattaaagtgACTGAATTATTTGTCTAATTAGTTGGAGCTTTGAAAATTATGTTAACAATGCTTATCAACTTCATTTTCGTAAAACACACTTTGATAACAAAGCTAGTTTGCAAAAATATCTTGTTTGATTTTTCTAGTCATtatatagaaaattaaattataaatatgccaGCTGCAGTATTTCTGGCTTAAAACAACAATAATTGTAGTTGAAACTAGCATATCGACATTAATTATTTAGTTACGAAGGAGCTTGCTAAGGAAAATTAAAGTGATTATTAAGCACTAAATTGAATGATCGCAGATCCCTTGACTAAAGACATACCActacataaattcaaggatcataaATTGAATGTATAAGATTATCTTTCTCTTatgtaatttttcattaaaaattatattaatgaAATTCTTATTTAGATATTTTCTCATATTCATgtgcatcttaattttatttaaaaaaaattatctttatTGGACCTGAATAAGCGTAGGGTATATTCATTAAGTTGTATCGCCGCATAAAATTTATTGTTAAGTAATAAATACATTGTAATACATGAAAGTTAATACTCGTCATATCGCTATGATTTATGTGTTGTTGCCTAACAAGGATAATCATTGGACTTAAGTGATACTTTAGTTTACATGCAGACCAAGTAAGACAATgatagaatattttattaaattaattagagAATACCAAAAAAACcataattctaattaattatgaataaataagtGCTATATATAtaggttattattattattattattgacatTTTTGTTTGTTCCAGTAAAGCATACACATTGCATTCTCAACTAAGTACTAACCATGCATGTGACAAcacatcttttgttttaaatCGGTTAGGTGTTATTATGTATTTATGCAGTTATTAATAATACCTGATCTTAACAccaagtaaatatatatatatttatatatattaaaagaaagggactgataattaataatgtataatATTAATTAGATGCATGCCACAAATTTGTAATTTggtttagatatatatatatatatacgcttgtaatttattaaaaaaaagaatTACTACACTTCATGATTTTCAGGTACGTACGTGTACTCACTTTGAGCTTACAATTGGGGTACGTAGTACGTACATGTGCTTCTTAACGTACCTCAAGGTTATAACCTCCTGTATAAGCCAACTAAAGTCATTAATTTTGTCACATACGTATATCATTCTTTCATGACAAAATACTAACACTTGTCATCATATACGTATAAAATTGTCAACCGAAGAGAAACTACTACTTAACTAAGTGATCGAGAGCTACActatataaagcattaaaatgtatcaagaaaaataacacaaatttttatagtggtttttAACTCATTCTAAATTTGTAATAATAGCATCTACGTATATACGTGTAGTATTTTCTACTGTGCTCTTTGGGTGTTAACTTACAGGTACAGTACTCCCTGATTTCTAATAAAGTATATGAATCTAgtttaaatgtaaaatattaaTCCTAAATATATATTAGGAGAAATTTCTAATAAAATTAAACATAATTATCCCCAGACTCATCTTCCTTCGAGCATACAGATGTGTTCGAGAACTAAAATTTAGTCAAGTCCTACTTATAAGGGTAATACATGTAGACACATTAATAGTACtatataattgaatttaaatgaaATCAATTTTAACAATTCTGTAAAGTACGTAGTGTTGCCAATTAAATATTTTTCCAActacttattaattttttaaaatgaaagtTTTTTTTCTCAGCAGTttttagaaaattgttttggaaATTTACATTTCATCACACCGTTCTTAATTTATAAATTCCCTcgacttttttttttccttttccccaAATGGTTTCATAAGAATTGCTGCAAAAAATAGCAACAATAACCACAGTCTTTTTATTCCTTCTTACTTAACATTCTTGCTCTCTCACCTGATGATCTCTCTCCCTCCTTCACCATTGTTCTATTTCACCTTCATTATCACTCTCAATTTTCTCCATACACCACCATATTTTCTCAAGAACTCCTCTTCACCATCAATCTTCTCTTTGCGATTATATTTtacttttacaatataaaataaatctattttataataaaaatttaaaataaatactaaaaaaaagaattttttttaataaaataaaaggacGAAGggcttaaacaaataaaaaaacttttaatttaaaaagAGGAGAACGAAGGAAAAACAACTTTATTTTAGcatttgtatttttaatttttattttaagatatatttattttatattgtaaaagaaaataaaaagttatttgttattaattagatttttaatttttgaatatttaaaaatttatttaattaatttgaaacttttagtattgtttataaaatgatttttttaaggatttaattattatttttaagcaaaaaaaaaaagattttcttaaaaaaaattaaattagttttaataaaaaaaggCACAATTTGGTATTGGTAAAAGTTCGAGAAGCAAAATTGCTAATTATACTACACATGAC
It encodes the following:
- the LOC133813923 gene encoding glutathione S-transferase T3-like, encoding MVSRNYRPSMEKSSIDLNRETSSTSVSETQPEHSVEGLENVVLHNEDESRHKCKVKWSKEATILLISGWLNTSKDAIVGNDQTSTHFWARIADYFNTNQKGEQARTGSGWSDEQILENAHQLYKSENNNSNFLLVDCWRLLKDELKWNTMYQPKGGKRTKVSDTGAFTSSSNANISDDEVREVCPTGQKAAKRKGKEKKDTHARFIEISERKASALEKLVAIKEKEATIKEKEAEDNRMTKYMDYLIMDTSHMTHEQKKDHENLCTYIKNNILKL
- the LOC133813924 gene encoding uncharacterized protein LOC133813924, coding for MDSPNSLNPYNNMSLEDIIIAECTDDHDDQYFKALMDGGSSTRQGRKRAHIDRGHVEGHQRLFDDYFSDEPVYTEYQFRRRFRMRRHVFLRIVQALENHSEYFHTRFDAVGRRGLLPLQKCTAAMRMLAYGAPADYVDEYV
- the LOC133813925 gene encoding glutathione S-transferase T3-like, which translates into the protein MVSRNYRPSMEKSSIDLNRETSSTSVSETQPEHSVEGLENVVLHNEDESRHKCKVKWSKETTILLISGWLNTSKDAIVGNDQTSTHFWARIADYFNTNQKGEQARTGRQCKDHWNKMNQKVARFNGCYKRVQLAHHSGWSDEQILENAHQLYKSENNNSNFLLVDCWRLLKDEPKWNTMYQPKGGKRTKVSDTEAFTSSSNANISDDEVREVRPTGQKVAERKGKEKKRHTC